A genomic segment from Bradyrhizobium sp. ISRA430 encodes:
- a CDS encoding MaoC family dehydratase, protein MSEFDPTQHRMIPTQRWFEDFVVGERFVLPSRTQTSAVFAAFQTASGDTHPVHYDVEYCRARGMPHLLAHGFQTLIHTAPGAGLFPFMVEESLVGFLEQSSRFLKPVFADDTIYPALEVTELVPRRTTGVVTLTSTVFNQHKELVLEGTQKFLIRRRPAG, encoded by the coding sequence ATGAGCGAGTTCGACCCGACCCAGCACCGCATGATCCCCACACAACGCTGGTTTGAGGATTTCGTGGTTGGCGAGCGCTTCGTGCTGCCGAGCCGCACCCAGACATCAGCGGTGTTTGCGGCGTTCCAGACCGCGAGCGGCGACACCCACCCGGTGCATTACGATGTCGAATATTGCCGCGCCCGCGGCATGCCGCATCTGCTCGCGCATGGCTTTCAGACGCTGATCCACACCGCGCCAGGGGCGGGGCTGTTTCCGTTCATGGTCGAGGAGTCCCTCGTCGGCTTCCTCGAGCAGTCGAGCCGGTTCCTCAAGCCCGTGTTCGCCGACGACACCATCTATCCCGCGCTCGAGGTCACCGAACTCGTGCCGCGACGCACGACCGGTGTGGTGACGCTGACGAGCACCGTGTTCAACCAGCACAAGGAGCTGGTGCTGGAGGGCACGCAGAAATTCCTGATCCGCCGCCGGCCGGCGGGTTAA
- a CDS encoding GNAT family N-acetyltransferase, translating to MLQDFSSVTLREARPSVVATERLTLRRPTLADVRTIAQLANDRRIAENTRRLPHPYSADDAVEFVRATAELGSETVFLIEHDTTPVGMVGIDCSTSDNAELGYWLGVEHWGRGFATEAARGAIDFFFEEFDDDHLYAGARVTNPASRNVLEKCGFQWSGVELHRFLALGSSTPVDCFRLSRGVWSSLKSWSSARRVR from the coding sequence ATGTTGCAGGATTTTTCGAGCGTGACCTTGCGCGAGGCGAGACCGAGCGTCGTCGCCACCGAGCGGCTGACGCTGCGCCGCCCGACGCTCGCCGACGTCCGGACCATTGCCCAGCTCGCCAACGACCGCCGCATCGCGGAGAACACCCGCCGCCTGCCGCATCCCTATTCGGCTGACGATGCCGTCGAGTTCGTCCGCGCCACCGCCGAGCTCGGCAGCGAGACCGTGTTCCTGATCGAGCACGACACCACGCCGGTCGGCATGGTCGGCATCGATTGCTCGACATCAGACAATGCCGAGCTCGGCTACTGGCTCGGCGTCGAGCACTGGGGCCGGGGCTTTGCCACCGAGGCGGCGCGCGGCGCGATCGACTTCTTCTTCGAAGAGTTCGATGACGACCACCTCTATGCCGGCGCGCGCGTCACCAATCCGGCCTCGCGCAACGTGCTGGAGAAGTGCGGCTTCCAGTGGAGCGGCGTCGAGCTGCACCGCTTCCTGGCGCTGGGCTCCTCCACGCCGGTCGACTGCTTCCGCCTCTCGCGCGGCGTGTGGTCTTCGCTGAAGAGCTGGAGCAGCGCGAGAAGGGTGAGGTAA
- a CDS encoding ROK family protein, with product MATDELVKTTGIANHGASRLPSVDVDSFNIEMKDEDGFLGDRASKGAFREILDRWRKPLRKTGEDPFGKEPSENISKKTLDEMLVGDDTEASAVVHSAIEEFAQELAHVTRRFLKSKAWAKTERIVVGGGFRDSRLGELAIARTEIILISEGFKIDMRPIRHHPDEAGLLGALHLAPSWIFEGYDAILAVDIGGTNIRCGVVETSWKKAKDLSKASVWKSELWRHADDEATREGTVKGLTKMLKGLIEEADSERLKLAPFIGIACPGVINEDGSIEKGAQNLPGNWQSSKFNLPASLIEGIPQIGEHDTAILMHNDGVVQGLSEVPFMQDVDRWGVLTIGTGLGNARFTNRRKDGGNGKDRDSTENGKKKGKNDNKNDKE from the coding sequence ATGGCAACAGACGAGTTGGTCAAGACGACGGGCATCGCCAACCACGGCGCAAGCCGCTTGCCGTCGGTGGATGTCGACAGCTTCAACATCGAGATGAAGGACGAGGACGGCTTTCTCGGCGACCGCGCCAGCAAGGGCGCATTCCGCGAGATCCTCGACCGCTGGCGCAAGCCGCTGCGCAAGACCGGGGAGGACCCGTTCGGCAAGGAGCCGTCGGAGAACATCAGCAAGAAGACGCTGGATGAGATGCTGGTTGGGGACGACACCGAGGCGTCGGCCGTGGTGCACAGCGCGATCGAGGAATTTGCCCAGGAGCTCGCCCATGTCACGCGCCGGTTCCTCAAGTCGAAGGCATGGGCCAAGACGGAGCGGATCGTGGTCGGCGGCGGCTTTCGCGATTCCAGGCTCGGCGAACTCGCGATCGCGCGCACCGAGATCATCCTGATCTCCGAGGGCTTCAAGATCGACATGCGGCCGATCCGGCACCATCCGGACGAGGCCGGCCTGCTCGGCGCGCTGCATCTGGCGCCGTCCTGGATTTTCGAGGGTTACGACGCCATTCTCGCCGTCGATATCGGCGGCACCAATATCCGCTGCGGCGTGGTGGAAACCTCCTGGAAGAAGGCGAAGGACCTGTCGAAAGCTTCGGTCTGGAAGTCCGAGCTGTGGCGTCATGCCGACGATGAGGCCACCCGCGAAGGCACGGTGAAGGGGCTGACGAAGATGCTGAAGGGATTGATCGAAGAGGCCGACAGCGAGAGGCTGAAGCTTGCGCCGTTTATCGGCATCGCCTGTCCCGGTGTGATCAACGAGGACGGTTCCATCGAGAAGGGCGCGCAGAACCTGCCGGGCAACTGGCAGAGCAGCAAATTCAACCTGCCGGCGAGTCTGATCGAAGGCATTCCGCAGATCGGCGAGCACGACACCGCGATCCTGATGCACAATGACGGCGTGGTTCAGGGCCTTTCGGAAGTGCCGTTTATGCAGGATGTCGATCGCTGGGGCGTGCTCACCATCGGCACCGGACTTGGCAACGCGCGCTTCACCAACCGCCGCAAGGACGGCGGCAACGGCAAAGACCGGGACTCTACGGAGAACGGCAAGAAAAAGGGCAAAAACGACAACAAGAACGACAAGGAGTAA
- a CDS encoding DMT family transporter, whose amino-acid sequence MPLFKNLSAYDDRSARLAGIALMLLSIFLFSFGDAIGKFIVATYSVGQLLLLRACAALLVLSPLIWRQRHDFLRLERPWLQLFRVTLSTLEVAAFFLATVYLPLADVITYYLAGPIFVTAMSALFLGEKVGWRRWTAILVGFCGVLIALRPSAQTISLPALIALGGSLSFATLMLITRSLRKTPDIVMASSQFVGTFLLGAALSAFHWVPPTRGSLVIFALAGCVSVTALFCVNRSLKLAPASVVVPYQYSMIVWAVIFGFAVFGDVPQVATIIGAAIIIGAGLYIYLRERDLGRQDEQVNPPV is encoded by the coding sequence ATGCCCCTCTTCAAGAATCTCTCCGCCTACGACGACCGCTCCGCGCGCTTGGCCGGCATCGCGCTGATGCTGCTGTCGATCTTCCTGTTCTCGTTCGGCGACGCCATTGGCAAGTTCATCGTGGCGACCTATTCGGTGGGGCAGCTTCTGTTGCTGCGCGCCTGTGCGGCGCTCTTGGTGCTGTCGCCGCTGATCTGGCGGCAGCGTCATGATTTCCTGCGCCTGGAGCGGCCGTGGCTACAGCTCTTTCGCGTCACGCTGTCGACGCTGGAGGTGGCGGCGTTCTTCCTTGCCACCGTTTACCTGCCGCTCGCCGACGTCATCACCTATTATCTCGCAGGTCCCATCTTCGTCACAGCGATGTCGGCGCTCTTCCTGGGCGAGAAAGTCGGCTGGCGGCGCTGGACGGCGATCCTGGTCGGCTTCTGCGGCGTCTTGATCGCGCTGCGCCCCTCAGCGCAAACGATCAGCCTGCCGGCGCTGATCGCGCTCGGCGGCAGTCTGTCGTTCGCGACGTTGATGCTGATCACGCGCAGCCTGCGCAAGACGCCCGACATCGTGATGGCGTCCTCGCAATTTGTCGGCACGTTCCTGTTGGGCGCGGCGCTGTCCGCATTTCACTGGGTGCCGCCGACCAGGGGCAGCCTCGTCATCTTCGCGCTGGCGGGGTGTGTCTCGGTAACGGCGCTGTTCTGCGTCAACCGTTCGCTCAAGCTGGCGCCGGCCAGCGTCGTCGTGCCCTATCAATATTCGATGATCGTCTGGGCCGTGATCTTCGGCTTCGCCGTGTTCGGCGACGTGCCGCAGGTCGCCACCATCATCGGCGCCGCCATCATCATCGGCGCCGGCCTCTACATTTATTTGCGCGAGCGCGATTTGGGGCGGCAGGACGAGCAGGTGAATCCGCCGGTGTAA
- a CDS encoding alpha/beta hydrolase, with product MEHLAITANGANFHLVHTGRGKPLLLLHGWPEFWLTWEPVMTRLADRFMLIAPDLRGFGDSDKPDGPYGPDGHATDMLALMDGLGITRFGVVGHDVGGAVMQPLGRQAPQRLSGLFFFDFVYPGIGPRMAAPDRLNHIWYQSFHQMEIAPRLVGANRETCRLYISHFLKDWAHRKEAFDDVLDAFADNFFKEGNLAGGFAHYRAAHAARIKMMKGEALPLPPITVPTCVRWAEHDPLFPYAWADRLGETFGDLDLAMFPDVGHFPHRENPDRAAAEIAAFFQRIGWR from the coding sequence ATGGAGCATCTCGCGATCACGGCCAATGGCGCTAACTTTCACCTGGTTCACACCGGCCGGGGCAAACCACTGCTTTTGCTGCATGGTTGGCCGGAATTCTGGCTGACCTGGGAGCCGGTGATGACGCGGTTGGCAGACCGCTTCATGCTGATTGCGCCGGATCTGCGCGGCTTCGGCGACAGCGACAAGCCGGATGGCCCGTATGGTCCGGATGGCCACGCGACCGACATGCTAGCGCTGATGGATGGGCTCGGCATCACCCGATTCGGCGTCGTCGGTCATGACGTCGGCGGCGCCGTGATGCAGCCCTTGGGGCGGCAGGCGCCGCAGCGGCTCAGCGGGCTGTTCTTCTTCGATTTCGTCTACCCCGGCATCGGACCGCGCATGGCAGCGCCTGACCGGCTCAACCACATCTGGTACCAGTCCTTCCACCAGATGGAGATCGCGCCGCGGCTCGTCGGCGCGAACCGCGAGACCTGCCGTCTCTACATCAGCCACTTCCTCAAAGATTGGGCCCACCGCAAGGAGGCCTTTGATGACGTCCTCGACGCCTTCGCCGACAACTTCTTCAAGGAGGGCAATCTCGCCGGTGGCTTTGCGCATTATCGTGCCGCGCATGCAGCCCGAATCAAGATGATGAAGGGCGAGGCGCTGCCGCTGCCGCCGATCACCGTGCCGACCTGCGTCCGCTGGGCCGAGCACGATCCACTGTTTCCCTATGCCTGGGCCGATCGGCTGGGCGAGACCTTTGGCGATCTCGACCTTGCGATGTTTCCGGACGTCGGACATTTCCCGCATCGCGAGAATCCGGACCGCGCGGCGGCGGAGATCGCGGCATTCTTTCAGCGGATAGGCTGGCGCTGA
- the rpmA gene encoding 50S ribosomal protein L27 → MAHKKAGGSSRNGRDSKGKRLGIKVFGGEHVIPGNIIARQRGTTWHPGLNVGMGTDHTLFAKVEGRVAFQAKANGRTFVSVLPIAEAAE, encoded by the coding sequence ATGGCTCACAAAAAAGCAGGCGGTTCATCGCGCAACGGACGCGATTCAAAGGGCAAGCGCCTTGGCATCAAGGTGTTCGGCGGGGAGCATGTGATTCCCGGCAACATCATCGCACGTCAGCGCGGCACCACCTGGCATCCCGGCCTTAATGTCGGCATGGGCACGGACCACACTCTGTTCGCCAAGGTGGAAGGTCGTGTTGCGTTCCAGGCCAAAGCCAACGGCCGCACATTCGTATCGGTGCTTCCGATCGCAGAGGCGGCTGAATAG
- the rplU gene encoding 50S ribosomal protein L21: MFAVIKTGGKQYRVVPDDVLEVGKIAGEVGTIVQLNEVLVVGGDTPVLGVPTVAGASVAAEVLDHKRGPKVIAFKKRRRKNSRRKRGYRDEITVLRVTEILTDNAKPTKGPRPKKEKVAKEAAE; this comes from the coding sequence ATGTTCGCAGTCATCAAAACCGGCGGCAAGCAGTACCGTGTCGTTCCGGATGATGTCTTGGAAGTTGGCAAGATCGCCGGTGAAGTCGGCACGATCGTGCAGTTGAATGAAGTTCTGGTGGTCGGCGGCGACACGCCGGTCCTGGGCGTCCCGACGGTTGCCGGTGCATCCGTTGCGGCCGAGGTGCTCGACCACAAGCGTGGCCCGAAGGTCATCGCGTTCAAGAAGCGCCGCCGCAAGAACTCGCGCCGCAAGCGCGGCTACCGCGACGAGATCACGGTGCTGCGCGTCACCGAGATCCTGACGGACAACGCCAAGCCCACCAAGGGCCCGCGTCCGAAGAAGGAAAAGGTGGCGAAGGAAGCCGCCGAATAA
- the nhaD gene encoding sodium:proton antiporter NhaD → MLVALVVIFALAYAAIAFEHPIGVSKSASALLGAGLLWTIYAVSTGDHERVGHELNETVAVTAQIVFFLMGAMTIVEVIDAHDGFEIVTSRIRTRSLTALLWLICPVTFVLSAILDNLTTTIVMVSLIRKIIDAESDRLLFASMIVIAANAGGAWSPMGDVTTTMLWIGGQVTAVGIVQALLLPSLVNLIVPLLVAGGWLAGRPFAPAGGFGASETPAFERKLMFGLGLGVLVLVPAFKQVTHLPPFMGILFGLGLLWLVGEFVHKRKDPDAKHRVTVAHALTQIDMSSIVFFVGILFAVATLEHSKILAALAGWLDETVGRQDVIVLLLGLLSAIVDNVPLVAAAMGMYDLARFPADSFLWEFIAYCAGTGGSILIIGSAAGVAAMGIEKIRFGWYLRKISGLALLGYFAGAAVYIIQYRLMS, encoded by the coding sequence TTGCTCGTCGCACTCGTCGTCATTTTCGCCCTCGCATACGCCGCCATTGCTTTCGAGCATCCGATCGGCGTCAGCAAGTCCGCTTCCGCGCTGCTTGGCGCCGGTCTGCTGTGGACGATCTACGCGGTTTCGACCGGAGATCACGAACGCGTCGGCCATGAGCTGAACGAAACCGTGGCCGTGACGGCGCAGATCGTGTTCTTCCTGATGGGCGCGATGACGATCGTCGAGGTCATCGACGCGCACGACGGCTTCGAGATCGTCACCTCGCGGATCCGGACACGCAGCCTGACCGCGCTGCTATGGCTGATCTGCCCTGTCACGTTCGTCCTGAGCGCCATCCTCGACAATCTCACGACGACAATCGTCATGGTCTCGCTCATCCGGAAGATCATCGACGCCGAATCGGATCGGCTGCTGTTCGCGTCCATGATCGTGATCGCGGCGAACGCCGGCGGCGCCTGGTCGCCGATGGGAGACGTCACCACGACGATGCTGTGGATCGGCGGCCAGGTCACGGCCGTCGGGATTGTGCAGGCGCTGCTCCTGCCCTCGCTCGTCAACCTGATCGTTCCGCTGCTCGTCGCCGGAGGCTGGCTCGCGGGGCGTCCCTTCGCCCCCGCCGGCGGCTTCGGCGCTTCGGAGACCCCCGCGTTCGAGCGCAAGCTGATGTTCGGCTTGGGATTGGGTGTTCTGGTGCTGGTTCCGGCGTTCAAGCAAGTGACGCACCTGCCGCCGTTCATGGGCATCCTGTTCGGCCTGGGACTGCTTTGGCTGGTGGGCGAGTTCGTTCACAAGCGGAAGGATCCGGATGCGAAACATCGAGTCACCGTCGCCCATGCGCTCACGCAGATCGACATGAGCTCCATCGTATTCTTCGTCGGGATCCTGTTCGCCGTCGCGACGCTGGAGCACTCGAAGATTCTAGCCGCTCTTGCGGGCTGGTTGGACGAGACAGTCGGCCGGCAGGACGTGATCGTTCTCCTGCTTGGACTTCTCAGCGCCATCGTCGACAACGTTCCGCTCGTTGCCGCCGCGATGGGCATGTACGATCTGGCGCGGTTTCCCGCCGACAGCTTCCTCTGGGAGTTCATCGCCTACTGCGCCGGCACCGGGGGCTCGATCCTGATCATCGGCTCGGCCGCCGGAGTGGCGGCGATGGGAATAGAGAAGATCCGGTTCGGCTGGTATCTGCGAAAGATCAGCGGCCTCGCGCTGCTCGGATATTTCGCCGGAGCGGCGGTCTACATCATCCAGTACAGGCTGATGTCCTGA
- a CDS encoding PadR family transcriptional regulator yields MRFKDLLSGFIRLHILHHAAEHEIYGQWIIDELAGHGYRLSPGTLYPLLNAMEQRGYLKSRKQRAGRTARKLYRATPLGKKGLALAKARLREFTGEAMKE; encoded by the coding sequence ATGAGGTTCAAGGATCTGCTGAGCGGCTTCATACGACTGCACATTCTGCATCATGCTGCGGAACACGAGATCTATGGCCAGTGGATCATCGATGAGCTCGCGGGGCACGGGTACCGCCTCAGTCCCGGCACGCTGTACCCGTTGCTGAACGCGATGGAGCAGCGGGGATATCTGAAGTCCCGCAAGCAGCGCGCTGGCCGCACCGCCCGAAAGCTCTACCGGGCCACCCCGCTCGGGAAAAAGGGACTCGCGTTGGCGAAAGCCCGCCTGAGGGAGTTTACCGGCGAAGCGATGAAGGAGTAG